A single bacterium DNA region contains:
- a CDS encoding VOC family protein, protein MAITGGYNHIHMISPDPKAAADWFVKFLGAEIFGDEELRGARNVRMKIGDANLYVRGKRTSDKIADTGGGRPYGIDHFCFSVSDIEDLLRYVEQNGGPIPQPLFSLPSGNRAAYVMGPDGVHIELIEPKAS, encoded by the coding sequence ATGGCCATCACAGGGGGTTACAATCATATCCACATGATCAGCCCGGACCCGAAGGCGGCGGCGGACTGGTTCGTGAAATTCCTCGGTGCCGAAATCTTCGGGGATGAAGAGCTTCGCGGCGCCCGGAACGTCCGGATGAAGATCGGCGATGCGAATCTTTATGTGCGCGGCAAGCGGACGAGCGACAAGATCGCCGACACCGGCGGCGGGCGCCCCTACGGCATCGATCATTTCTGCTTCAGCGTATCCGACATCGAGGATTTGCTCCGGTATGTGGAACAGAACGGCGGGCCCATCCCCCAGCCGCTCTTCTCCCTCCCGAGCGGGAACCGCGCCGCCTACGTGATGGGGCCCGATGGCGTGCACATCGAGCTCATCGAACCCAAGGCATCCTGA
- a CDS encoding polymer-forming cytoskeletal protein, with product MARGDANYEKTIRAFLGEGTEFKGVITFEGTVRVDGILEGEVVTEDTFIVGSAATVKANIQAGIVVVMGKVEGKIEAKQKCEIRLGGHVKGDVYTSNIFIEEGAVFEGTCHMTGRAAGGEASAAPPKEA from the coding sequence GTGGCCCGAGGGGATGCGAACTACGAGAAGACCATCAGGGCCTTTTTGGGGGAAGGCACAGAATTCAAGGGCGTCATCACTTTCGAGGGGACGGTGCGCGTTGACGGCATTCTCGAAGGAGAGGTAGTGACCGAGGACACGTTTATCGTCGGCTCGGCGGCCACCGTAAAAGCCAACATCCAGGCCGGCATCGTCGTCGTGATGGGAAAGGTGGAAGGGAAGATCGAGGCGAAACAAAAATGCGAAATCCGCCTCGGCGGGCACGTCAAGGGAGACGTGTACACCTCGAACATTTTCATCGAGGAAGGCGCCGTCTTCGAGGGCACCTGCCACATGACCGGGCGCGCGGCGGGCGGGGAGGCGAGCGCGGCGCCGCCGAAAGAGGCGTAA
- a CDS encoding NAD+ synthase, giving the protein MSKKNGILVASILEEFELDSPLATDLLVGFIRDEVMKVGVKNLVLGLSGGIDSAVSAFVAARALGPKNVTGIIMPYRLSNPQSERDARSVARASGIQIQVVDISPQIDAYFERFPDADPLRRGNKMARERMTILYDHSARLGALVVGTSNKTELLLGYGTLFGDMASAVNPIGDLYKTQIRQIARHLGVPKEVIQKPPSADLWVGQTDEDELGFTYEEVDALLYLMIDRRYQRDELFSRGFSAALVDGVMRLVQRSQYKRRLPLIAKLSARTIDRDFRYARDWGL; this is encoded by the coding sequence GTGTCTAAAAAAAACGGGATACTGGTCGCCTCAATCCTGGAAGAGTTCGAGCTGGATTCGCCGCTCGCCACGGACCTTCTGGTGGGTTTCATCCGGGACGAGGTGATGAAGGTCGGGGTGAAAAATCTGGTTTTGGGGCTCTCGGGCGGAATTGACAGCGCGGTTTCCGCCTTCGTGGCCGCCCGCGCGCTGGGCCCCAAGAACGTGACGGGTATCATCATGCCCTACCGGCTCTCGAACCCCCAGAGCGAGCGCGACGCCCGCTCGGTTGCCCGCGCGAGCGGCATCCAGATCCAGGTGGTGGACATCAGCCCGCAGATCGATGCGTATTTCGAGCGCTTCCCCGATGCCGACCCGCTTCGCCGTGGAAACAAGATGGCCCGTGAGCGGATGACAATTCTCTACGATCACTCCGCCCGGCTCGGCGCCCTGGTGGTGGGGACGAGCAACAAGACCGAACTCCTCCTCGGCTACGGAACTCTCTTCGGAGACATGGCCAGCGCGGTCAACCCTATCGGGGATCTGTACAAAACCCAGATCCGCCAGATCGCCCGGCATCTGGGAGTGCCCAAGGAAGTCATCCAGAAGCCGCCGAGCGCGGATCTGTGGGTGGGGCAGACGGACGAGGACGAACTCGGCTTCACCTACGAGGAGGTGGACGCGCTCCTCTATCTGATGATCGATCGGCGCTACCAACGCGATGAGCTTTTCTCCCGGGGTTTTTCCGCCGCGCTTGTGGATGGTGTGATGCGGCTGGTGCAGCGCAGCCAGTACAAGCGCCGCCTCCCCCTGATCGCCAAGCTCAGCGCCCGGACGATCGACCGCGACTTCCGCTATGCCCGCGACTGGGGTCTCTGA
- the bcp gene encoding thioredoxin-dependent thiol peroxidase: MKSGCMAPAFSLRDENGKLHRLSQYKGQKIVLYFYPKDGTPGCTIEAKNFNKDFKQIQAKGVILLGVSPDNEVSHKRFSEELKLNFPLLADPDAEIASKYGAYGEKEIFGSKFESVFRTTFIINEKGRVEKVFEDVKVKDHTKEVLKAL, encoded by the coding sequence ATGAAGTCAGGATGCATGGCGCCCGCTTTCAGTCTCCGCGACGAAAACGGCAAGCTCCACCGCCTTTCGCAATACAAGGGCCAGAAGATCGTTCTTTATTTTTACCCCAAGGACGGCACCCCCGGGTGCACCATAGAAGCCAAGAATTTTAACAAGGATTTCAAGCAGATCCAGGCGAAAGGGGTGATCCTGCTGGGGGTGAGCCCGGACAACGAGGTGAGCCACAAGCGCTTCAGCGAGGAGCTGAAGCTCAATTTTCCCCTCCTCGCGGACCCGGACGCCGAAATCGCTTCGAAATACGGGGCTTACGGCGAAAAAGAGATTTTCGGCAGCAAGTTCGAATCCGTCTTCCGCACCACCTTCATCATCAACGAGAAGGGCCGCGTTGAGAAGGTGTTCGAGGACGTGAAGGTTAAGGACCACACCAAGGAAGTCCTCAAGGCCCTCTAG
- a CDS encoding DNA adenine methylase, with translation MGRTANSAAARPFLKWAGGKGRLLSQYAPLFPAQIGNYHEPFLGSGAVFFSLRPGIRGNIHLSDRIEELISAYQTVRDDVEAVIRALKRHVYDRDRYYRVRGQDTAILSPPARAARFIYLNRTGYNGLYRVNWKGEFNVPFGRHKNPTICDAEGLRRASSVLQKAALSCCGFREMDSKACPGDFVYLDPPYHPLSKTANFTAYTAGSFGEEEQGGLAEVCRKLDGNGVRFMQSNSDTPFIRGLYKDFRVTQVQAARAINSRPNRRGKVAELVIRNYES, from the coding sequence ATGGGAAGAACAGCCAACTCCGCTGCGGCGCGCCCATTTTTGAAATGGGCTGGCGGAAAGGGCCGTCTCCTTTCGCAATACGCCCCGCTCTTTCCCGCACAAATCGGCAACTACCATGAGCCGTTTTTGGGAAGCGGAGCAGTCTTTTTTTCGTTGCGCCCCGGCATCCGCGGAAACATTCATCTCTCCGATCGAATCGAAGAGCTGATCAGCGCCTACCAGACCGTGCGCGACGACGTGGAAGCCGTCATCCGCGCCCTCAAGCGCCACGTCTACGACCGGGATCGCTACTACCGCGTCCGCGGGCAAGATACCGCAATTCTCTCGCCCCCGGCCCGCGCTGCCCGGTTCATCTATCTGAACCGCACCGGATACAACGGCCTTTACCGGGTGAACTGGAAGGGGGAGTTCAACGTTCCCTTCGGCCGTCACAAGAATCCCACCATCTGCGACGCAGAAGGGCTGCGGCGCGCCTCATCGGTTCTGCAGAAGGCGGCCTTGAGTTGCTGCGGCTTCCGGGAGATGGACAGCAAAGCCTGTCCGGGGGATTTCGTCTATCTCGATCCGCCCTATCACCCACTGAGTAAAACGGCGAATTTTACGGCCTACACGGCCGGGAGTTTCGGAGAGGAAGAACAGGGCGGGCTCGCCGAGGTGTGCCGGAAACTCGACGGCAATGGCGTCCGGTTCATGCAGTCGAACTCGGACACCCCCTTCATCCGGGGGCTCTATAAGGACTTCCGCGTAACACAGGTTCAGGCCGCGCGCGCGATCAACTCCCGCCCCAACCGGAGGGGGAAGGTGGCCGAACTCGTGATCCGCAATTACGAGAGCTAG
- a CDS encoding DsrE/DsrF/DrsH-like family protein has translation MMNGKKARQMVIFAHSGDFDRLYQVATLAASAAANGEEVHIILFFEALRKFVEDRVDDMTFPAAYGEEGKRIAERMREARAHSVSDLIESARQAGQVTTYACVSQVKFMGYTNREVEGAVDEVISLPVFLSRTQGAETKLFI, from the coding sequence ATGATGAACGGGAAAAAGGCCAGGCAAATGGTGATTTTCGCCCACAGCGGCGATTTCGACCGCCTGTATCAGGTGGCTACGCTGGCCGCGAGCGCGGCGGCGAACGGAGAGGAAGTGCACATCATCTTGTTCTTTGAGGCCCTCCGCAAATTCGTGGAAGACAGGGTGGACGACATGACCTTTCCGGCTGCTTATGGCGAGGAAGGAAAGCGGATTGCGGAACGGATGCGGGAGGCCCGGGCGCATTCCGTGAGCGATCTGATCGAGTCCGCCCGGCAGGCGGGCCAGGTGACGACATATGCCTGCGTCTCGCAGGTGAAGTTCATGGGCTACACCAACCGGGAGGTGGAGGGCGCGGTGGATGAGGTGATCAGCCTGCCCGTTTTTCTCTCCCGCACCCAGGGGGCGGAAACCAAGCTGTTCATCTAG
- a CDS encoding cupin domain-containing protein, producing MPVLGTVDRLKWVYDPSTIRKGGAPRPLATPHIELRIIVLKPGVQPAYHRHQEEMDEGYLIYRGHGVVHHDGEEFEVRAGDVVHVPGGTWHQMKNIGDADLIEFNFRGGKMPSVNILPDQEEPQKKTGGGYHLLGNLDSLKWVFSLDDIKSNGPPTVIATPHLEVRILDFGPGDQPASLHRHQKEMDEIYLVAEGEAHLHGDIGGVDVKKGDVVHIPGGAWHNTENRSKKRLLLFNIRGGRMPSSSEWA from the coding sequence ATGCCTGTTCTTGGAACGGTGGACCGTCTCAAGTGGGTTTACGACCCGTCAACGATCCGCAAGGGCGGCGCTCCCCGGCCGCTGGCCACGCCGCACATCGAGCTTCGGATCATCGTCCTCAAGCCGGGGGTGCAGCCCGCCTACCACCGGCACCAGGAAGAGATGGACGAGGGCTACCTCATCTACCGGGGTCATGGTGTGGTCCACCACGACGGGGAGGAATTCGAGGTCCGCGCGGGGGATGTCGTTCACGTCCCGGGCGGCACCTGGCACCAGATGAAAAACATCGGTGATGCGGATTTGATCGAGTTTAACTTCCGGGGAGGGAAAATGCCCTCGGTCAACATCCTTCCCGATCAGGAAGAACCTCAGAAAAAAACGGGGGGCGGCTATCACCTTCTCGGCAATCTCGATTCCCTGAAATGGGTTTTCAGCCTGGACGACATCAAATCGAACGGGCCGCCCACGGTCATCGCCACCCCCCATCTCGAAGTGCGCATCCTCGATTTCGGCCCGGGGGATCAGCCCGCGAGCCTGCACCGCCACCAAAAGGAAATGGACGAGATTTACCTGGTCGCGGAGGGCGAAGCCCATCTGCACGGCGACATCGGCGGGGTGGACGTCAAAAAAGGCGATGTGGTTCACATCCCCGGAGGCGCATGGCATAACACCGAAAACCGCAGCAAGAAACGGCTGCTTCTGTTCAACATCCGGGGCGGGCGGATGCCCTCCTCTTCCGAGTGGGCGTAG
- a CDS encoding tetratricopeptide repeat protein: MAISLSLAVSAPSLAYDPAKQLAPNPKGSFYDQGRIETSRGNWNRAADLFQRAVAENPRNYKAYTLLGYSLRHAGRVREAIEAYNRALALNPSYAEAFEYRAQAHVRLGNRPAAMRDYRALVRLGVPEAEDVKRLIASMPRWKNERAN, encoded by the coding sequence ATGGCGATTTCTCTGTCGTTGGCGGTTTCCGCCCCTTCCTTGGCGTATGACCCGGCAAAGCAGCTGGCGCCCAACCCCAAAGGCTCATTTTATGACCAAGGCCGGATCGAGACCTCCAGGGGAAACTGGAACCGTGCCGCCGATCTGTTCCAGCGGGCGGTCGCCGAAAACCCCCGCAACTACAAAGCTTACACCCTGCTCGGCTACAGCCTTCGTCACGCCGGCCGGGTGCGCGAGGCGATTGAGGCGTACAACCGGGCCTTGGCGCTGAACCCCTCCTATGCGGAGGCTTTCGAGTACCGCGCGCAGGCCCATGTCCGCCTGGGAAACCGTCCCGCCGCCATGCGGGACTACCGGGCCCTGGTCCGGCTGGGTGTCCCCGAGGCGGAGGATGTCAAGCGCTTGATCGCTTCCATGCCCCGGTGGAAGAACGAGCGAGCGAACTAG
- a CDS encoding methionine synthase, which produces MLQSTIAGSLPKPAWLAEEVELWAPWKSSGAELERAKRDAVALAIKIQEDAGIDIVTDGEQTRQHFVHGFLEFVEGIDFSKRVRIGIRDDRYEADCPVVVGPISRRPPGHADEVRYSRSRTKHKLKFTLPGPMTIVDTLADNHYGDRPKLAMAFAEALNEEARALEAAGADMIQFDEPAFNVYMDAVKTWGIEALERAADGLSCQTVVHICYGYGIQANIDWKEGLAEEWRQYEETFPVLAKSRIGGVSLECANSRVPISLLGLLEGKDVLVGAIDVADRTVETPERVAAVIREAMRYVSPERLYPCTNCGMVPLPRDVAEGKLKALGAGTKLVREEIAGK; this is translated from the coding sequence ATGCTGCAGTCCACCATCGCCGGCAGCCTGCCGAAGCCCGCCTGGCTGGCGGAAGAGGTCGAACTCTGGGCTCCCTGGAAATCCTCGGGAGCCGAGCTCGAGCGCGCCAAGCGGGACGCCGTCGCGCTCGCCATCAAGATCCAGGAAGACGCCGGGATCGACATCGTCACCGACGGGGAGCAGACGCGCCAGCATTTCGTTCACGGCTTCCTGGAGTTCGTGGAGGGAATTGATTTTTCCAAGCGCGTGCGCATCGGCATCCGCGATGATCGCTACGAGGCGGACTGCCCCGTCGTCGTGGGGCCCATCTCGAGAAGGCCGCCCGGCCACGCGGATGAGGTGCGCTACTCCCGCAGCCGAACGAAGCACAAGCTCAAGTTCACCCTGCCGGGGCCCATGACCATCGTGGACACGCTGGCGGACAACCACTACGGCGATCGCCCGAAGCTCGCCATGGCGTTCGCCGAGGCGCTGAACGAAGAAGCCCGCGCACTGGAAGCCGCGGGCGCCGACATGATCCAGTTCGATGAGCCCGCCTTCAACGTCTACATGGACGCGGTCAAGACCTGGGGAATCGAGGCTCTCGAGCGCGCGGCCGATGGGCTCTCCTGCCAAACCGTGGTCCACATCTGCTACGGCTACGGCATCCAGGCCAACATCGACTGGAAGGAGGGTCTTGCGGAGGAGTGGCGCCAGTACGAGGAGACCTTCCCGGTTCTCGCCAAAAGCCGGATCGGCGGCGTCTCCCTCGAGTGCGCCAACTCCCGCGTGCCGATCAGCCTGCTCGGGCTCCTCGAGGGAAAAGACGTGCTCGTCGGCGCGATTGACGTAGCCGACCGCACCGTCGAAACCCCCGAACGGGTGGCGGCGGTCATCCGCGAAGCGATGCGGTACGTCTCGCCCGAGCGCCTCTACCCCTGTACCAACTGCGGCATGGTGCCACTCCCCCGCGATGTGGCCGAGGGCAAGCTTAAGGCCCTCGGCGCCGGAACGAAGCTCGTCCGCGAGGAAATCGCCGGGAAGTAA
- a CDS encoding OsmC family protein: MAMNIRPKELPETTENWAELDFKGHAKGIVTTKSGHTIIVDEPKPLGGSNEGPSPTGYLVAALAGCTAVILERAMKDAKLEIETLKVKSNIVYSPRGIAGQEGYQPHPTEAQTEVWLKTNATAEQMEAAKADYYKRCPLYNMFVASGCKMVDTWHVNE; this comes from the coding sequence ATGGCCATGAACATCCGACCGAAAGAGCTTCCCGAGACCACCGAGAACTGGGCGGAGCTCGACTTCAAGGGGCACGCCAAGGGCATCGTCACCACCAAGAGCGGCCATACCATCATCGTGGACGAGCCCAAACCGCTCGGCGGCTCGAACGAGGGCCCCTCGCCCACGGGCTACCTTGTGGCCGCCCTCGCCGGCTGCACCGCCGTCATCCTCGAGCGGGCGATGAAAGACGCGAAGCTCGAGATCGAAACCCTCAAGGTGAAGTCCAACATTGTTTACAGCCCGCGCGGCATCGCCGGCCAAGAGGGCTACCAGCCCCACCCGACCGAAGCGCAGACCGAAGTCTGGCTCAAGACGAACGCCACCGCCGAGCAGATGGAAGCCGCCAAGGCCGACTACTACAAGCGCTGCCCCCTTTACAACATGTTCGTGGCGAGCGGCTGTAAGATGGTCGACACCTGGCACGTGAACGAATAA
- a CDS encoding carbon-nitrogen hydrolase, protein MKFRVGLAQIGPTLGNLEANWEILEKEVKSARRKGVDLLIFPELSLTGYFLKDMVPEVALRRDAAMIKEIARLSRDVALIVGFIEESGRHAFYNVAGYFENGKLLHVHRKIYLPTYGLFDEARYVGAGQGLRAFDTQFGRAAILVCEDAWHPSLAYIASQDGADLLFIPSSSPSRGVQRKKGKSSFAIERTWQSLNRCYAGLFNQFVFFSNRVGYEDGINFWGGSEIILPNGEPLAAAPRGKARLLIGEVDTADIRRTRIASPTLKDENVHLALRELRRIQGKEKG, encoded by the coding sequence ATGAAATTTCGGGTGGGGCTGGCCCAGATTGGGCCCACGCTGGGAAATCTCGAGGCGAACTGGGAAATTCTCGAGAAAGAGGTGAAATCGGCTCGCAGAAAGGGCGTGGACCTTTTGATTTTCCCGGAGCTTTCACTCACCGGGTATTTCCTCAAGGACATGGTCCCCGAGGTGGCCCTCCGGCGGGACGCCGCCATGATCAAGGAGATTGCCCGGCTGAGCCGCGATGTCGCGCTGATCGTGGGCTTCATCGAGGAGTCGGGCCGCCATGCGTTCTACAACGTGGCGGGATACTTCGAGAACGGAAAGCTGCTGCACGTCCACCGCAAGATCTATCTCCCGACCTACGGCCTTTTCGATGAAGCGCGCTACGTGGGCGCGGGCCAGGGTCTGCGGGCTTTCGACACCCAGTTCGGCCGCGCCGCGATTCTGGTGTGCGAGGACGCCTGGCACCCGAGCCTTGCCTACATCGCCTCCCAGGATGGCGCCGATCTTCTTTTCATTCCTTCATCGAGCCCGAGCCGGGGCGTCCAGCGGAAAAAGGGAAAATCATCATTCGCCATCGAGCGCACCTGGCAATCCCTGAACCGGTGCTATGCGGGCCTGTTCAACCAGTTCGTCTTTTTCTCGAACCGGGTGGGCTACGAGGACGGCATCAACTTCTGGGGCGGCTCGGAGATCATTCTCCCGAACGGAGAGCCCCTCGCCGCCGCCCCGCGGGGCAAGGCCCGTCTTCTGATCGGCGAGGTGGACACGGCGGATATCCGCCGCACGCGCATCGCGTCCCCGACCCTGAAAGATGAGAACGTCCATCTCGCCCTTCGGGAGCTTCGCCGGATTCAGGGGAAGGAGAAGGGGTAG
- a CDS encoding VOC family protein, whose protein sequence is MAPKLKQLQHIAIIARDIDVSLRFYRDVLGFRMIERHGPGEAEGYNNYLNFMTITDEHHVINVVELAPENRPKEDRSPSGYGLHHFAFSVEDKAEFDAWYDHLKANGVKFVKEPVVHSPTHPEGDGSWGENRAMYFPDPDGNLIEIFCDMGILNKNNEFNREWHAGRLKRDGHDPAKTEPPVTGKYKERP, encoded by the coding sequence GTGGCGCCCAAGCTCAAGCAGCTTCAGCACATCGCCATCATCGCCCGCGATATCGACGTATCCCTGCGCTTCTACCGGGACGTTCTCGGATTCCGGATGATCGAGCGGCACGGGCCGGGCGAGGCCGAGGGCTACAACAACTATCTGAATTTCATGACCATCACCGACGAGCACCACGTCATCAACGTCGTGGAGCTTGCCCCCGAGAACCGGCCGAAAGAGGATCGGAGTCCGAGCGGCTACGGACTGCACCATTTCGCCTTCTCGGTCGAGGACAAGGCCGAGTTCGACGCCTGGTACGATCACCTCAAGGCGAACGGCGTCAAGTTCGTCAAAGAGCCGGTCGTACACAGCCCGACCCACCCCGAGGGGGACGGCTCCTGGGGCGAGAACCGGGCAATGTACTTCCCCGATCCGGACGGGAACCTCATCGAGATCTTCTGCGACATGGGGATTCTGAATAAAAATAACGAATTCAACCGCGAATGGCACGCCGGGCGGCTGAAGCGCGACGGCCACGACCCGGCGAAAACCGAACCGCCCGTGACGGGAAAATACAAAGAGCGTCCCTAG
- a CDS encoding sulfite exporter TauE/SafE family protein, with translation MDLYALGLLIYGIFIGTVNTSTGIGWGVATVPFLFFFVPGLSPAQVVAVSLVGGIFSNGAATVENFRGDLIHWRTAAYLAAGAAAGGIIGSHIIRSLPAAPLRRILGVIVLILGARMVLGK, from the coding sequence TTGGATCTCTACGCTCTCGGCCTGTTGATCTATGGAATCTTCATCGGAACCGTGAACACCTCGACCGGTATCGGCTGGGGGGTGGCGACGGTTCCCTTTCTTTTCTTCTTCGTTCCGGGCCTCAGCCCGGCGCAGGTGGTGGCGGTCTCCCTCGTCGGCGGCATCTTCAGCAACGGAGCGGCCACGGTGGAGAATTTCCGGGGCGATCTGATCCACTGGCGCACCGCGGCCTACCTTGCGGCCGGCGCCGCCGCCGGCGGGATCATCGGCTCCCATATCATCCGCAGCCTGCCCGCGGCTCCCCTCCGCCGGATCCTCGGCGTCATCGTCCTTATTCTCGGCGCAAGGATGGTGCTGGGAAAGTGA
- a CDS encoding MBL fold metallo-hydrolase, with amino-acid sequence MGRSWSFACFLVIAALSVTAPAARAASPFDSVQIKTHRVAGNIYMLEGSGGNIGVSVGEDGILMIDDQFAPLSNKIKAALARLGPGKPKFLLNTHWHPDHTSGNPVFGKDTPIISHKNVRKRLEEGVRRRNTYNKPLPKEGLPVITFDESLSIHFNGEEIRAIHFPTGHTDGDTIVFFPKSKVVHMGDHMFSGLFPFIDLVTGGDVEGYTKNVKAVLDRIPPETKVIPGHGPLSGVKELKVFYGMLVETTDFIRGKIRAGKGLDAIKAEGLPARWKGWAWQFVSEEKWIATVYMSLQRKK; translated from the coding sequence GTGGGCAGAAGTTGGAGCTTCGCTTGCTTTCTCGTCATCGCCGCGCTCTCCGTGACGGCTCCGGCCGCCCGGGCGGCGAGCCCGTTCGATAGCGTCCAGATCAAAACGCACCGCGTCGCCGGAAACATCTATATGCTCGAGGGCTCAGGAGGAAACATCGGGGTTTCCGTCGGGGAGGACGGCATCCTGATGATCGACGATCAGTTCGCTCCGCTCTCGAATAAAATCAAGGCCGCGCTCGCCCGGCTCGGCCCCGGCAAACCGAAGTTTCTCCTCAACACCCATTGGCACCCCGATCACACGAGCGGAAACCCCGTCTTCGGAAAGGACACCCCCATCATCTCGCACAAGAACGTGCGCAAGCGTTTGGAGGAGGGCGTCCGCCGCAGAAATACCTACAACAAGCCCCTGCCCAAGGAAGGCCTGCCCGTCATCACCTTCGACGAATCGCTCTCGATTCACTTCAACGGCGAGGAGATTCGTGCGATTCACTTCCCCACCGGCCACACCGACGGCGACACCATCGTGTTTTTCCCAAAATCGAAGGTGGTCCACATGGGCGATCACATGTTCTCGGGGCTGTTCCCCTTCATCGATCTCGTCACCGGGGGAGACGTGGAGGGTTACACGAAAAACGTCAAGGCCGTGCTGGATCGCATCCCGCCCGAAACGAAAGTCATTCCGGGCCACGGACCCTTGAGCGGCGTCAAGGAGCTAAAAGTGTTTTATGGAATGCTGGTTGAGACAACCGATTTCATCCGCGGAAAGATCCGTGCCGGAAAAGGGCTGGATGCGATCAAGGCGGAAGGCCTCCCCGCCAGATGGAAGGGCTGGGCCTGGCAATTCGTCTCCGAGGAAAAATGGATAGCCACCGTCTACATGAGTCTGCAGCGGAAAAAATAA
- a CDS encoding SUMF1/EgtB/PvdO family nonheme iron enzyme has protein sequence MALFLLAGCVSPAREAPHPLTRRTGNDNSAMVFVPAGTFLRGAKKGTLAKGMEDVAPGRMIVLDAFYIDKFEVTHLAYARFLAATGRAAPKWEPGDIRWGGDWSRFSWRSHRPEPGTSDLPVTLVTWFEAEAYCAWAGKRLPTEAEWEKAARGESGRLYPWGEVASASRANLGKRFSGPLPVGSFPEGRSVYGAMDMAGNAAEWVADYYGERYYESSPEQNPKGPPSGNARVIRGGYWGQPLASGRGDHRWQGPPGGRHGGVGFRCTRSKEAG, from the coding sequence GTGGCCCTTTTTTTGCTGGCGGGATGCGTATCGCCGGCGAGGGAGGCCCCCCATCCGCTCACCCGCCGCACGGGAAACGACAATTCCGCGATGGTGTTTGTTCCGGCGGGTACTTTTCTGCGGGGGGCGAAAAAAGGAACCCTCGCAAAGGGAATGGAAGATGTGGCGCCCGGCCGCATGATCGTGCTGGACGCTTTTTATATTGATAAATTTGAGGTGACCCATTTGGCCTATGCCCGCTTTCTGGCCGCGACGGGGCGCGCAGCCCCGAAATGGGAGCCCGGCGACATAAGATGGGGCGGGGACTGGAGCCGTTTCTCCTGGCGGAGCCACCGCCCCGAGCCGGGGACGAGCGATCTGCCCGTGACGCTGGTGACGTGGTTCGAGGCCGAGGCCTATTGCGCCTGGGCGGGAAAACGCCTGCCCACTGAGGCGGAGTGGGAAAAGGCCGCCCGCGGGGAGAGCGGCCGCCTTTATCCGTGGGGGGAGGTGGCCTCCGCCTCCCGGGCGAATCTGGGAAAGCGGTTTTCGGGCCCCTTGCCCGTGGGAAGCTTTCCGGAGGGAAGGAGCGTGTACGGCGCCATGGACATGGCCGGAAACGCGGCCGAATGGGTGGCGGACTATTACGGGGAGCGCTACTACGAGAGTTCGCCGGAGCAGAACCCGAAGGGGCCCCCGAGCGGAAACGCGCGCGTGATCCGCGGCGGCTACTGGGGCCAGCCTCTCGCGTCGGGCCGCGGCGATCACAGATGGCAGGGGCCGCCCGGGGGGCGCCACGGCGGCGTGGGGTTTCGCTGCACCCGCTCAAAAGAGGCGGGATGA